One Gadus chalcogrammus isolate NIFS_2021 chromosome 4, NIFS_Gcha_1.0, whole genome shotgun sequence DNA segment encodes these proteins:
- the LOC130381376 gene encoding zinc finger protein 813-like isoform X2, with the protein MARKRAKHSSCLVFGCTNEHKSLYFVPSSEPLKNQWVNFIVSGNVPVCAKHFTDDCFLNLGQYRAGLDQRLRIKSGSVPTLHGSATNLEKASSSSAYIQQLLSRDVACQTDHLETRTVSTQLSLKTLQPHFKSEEDCDAFGDRSTQRGATSEILGVDAPGSSHMSSHSEELKILSVYGKGEGPLAEDGHDNLFTASEVEALNSLPADHSAAKSLERGERLVCHEELRVQQTPDTISIKVEEDIGGGLPAVEDCDAFGDRSTQCGATSEILGVDAPGSSHMSSHSKELLQQTPDTISIKVEEDIGGGFPALEDVNDITDCSTQRGATSESLRVDAPGSSHMSSHSGELRILSVYGQWEGPLAVNVHNTLFAASEPEALSSLSADHSVAKSLNCSVRLVRLEELTGHQGGRKGRPGVFCGKVIPNKANMIVHMRTHNDEKPYKCDQCTKRFSDSYALKIHMRTHSGEKPYRCDQCMKCFSLKDTLNKHMRTHSGEKPYRCDQCMKCFSLKDTLNKHMRSHSGEKPYKCEQCSKRCSRRDALNIHMRTHSSEKPYKCDQCMKCFSLKDTLNIHMRTHSVEKPYKCDQCPMRFSQNNILKNHLRTHTGEKPYRCDQCPKCFSLKGSLKIHLRTHSGVKPYKCDQCTKCFSLKGSLKIHLRTHSVVKPYKCDQCTMRFSQKGTLKIHMRTHSGEKPYRCDQCPKCFSLKCHLKIHRRTHSGEKPYKCDQCPKCFSLKDDLKRHMRTHSGEKPYKCDQCTKRFSRTGTLKIHLRTHSGEKPYQCDQCTKCFSLKGTLKIHMRTHSG; encoded by the exons ATGGCTCGCAAACGAGCGAAGCATAGCAGTTGCTTAGTGTTTGGATgtacaaatgaacacaaaagtCTATATTTTGTTCCTTCCTCCGAGCCGCTGAAGAACCAGTGGGTTAATTTTATTGTCTCTGGAAATGTGCCAGtctgcgccaaacatttcactgacgactgcttcctcaacttgggccaatacagagctggacttgaTCAACGTCTGAGaatcaagtctggatcagtaccaactctccatggctcagctacaaacctcgaaaaa gccagctcatcaagtgcttacattcagcagcttctctcaagggatgttgcctgccagacagaCCACCTGGAAACACGTACTGTAAGCACACAGCTATCCTTAAAGACTTTgcagccccattttaaaagtgaag aagactgcgatgcctttggagaccgtagcactcaacgcggcgccacctcagagattctgggtgtggacgcccctggctcctcccacatgtccagccacagcgaggagctgaagattctgagcgtctacggaaaaggggagggcccactggcggaggacggccatgacaacctcttcaccgcgtcagaagtggaggccctgaactcgctgcctgcggaccacagcgcggccaagagcctggagcgcggcgagcggctggtctgccacgaggagctgcgtgtgcag cagactccagacaccatttcaatcaaggttgaagaggatattggtggaggcttgcccgccgtgg aagactgcgatgccttcggagaccgtagcactcagtgTGGtgccacctcagagattctgggtgtggacgcccctggctcctcccacatgtccagtcacagcaaGGAACTGCTG cagcagaccccagacaccatttcaatcaaggttgaagaggatattggtggaggcttcCCCGCCCTAG aagacgtCAATGACATCacagactgcagcacgcagcgtggcgccacctcggagagtctgcgtgtggacgcccctggctcctcccacatgtcaagtcacagcggggagTTGCGCATCCTGAGCGTTTACGGACAatgggagggcccactggcggtgaaCGTCCATAACACCCTTTTTGCCGCGTCAGAACcggaggccttgagctcgctgtccgctgaccacagcgtggccaagagcctgaactgcagcgtgcggctcgtccgccttgaggagctgactgggcatcagggcggccgcaagggccggcccggtgtcttTTGTGGAAAGGTTATTCCCAACAAGGCCAATATGATCGTCCACATGAGGACCCACAAcgacgagaagccctacaaatgtgaccaatgcacaaagcgcttcagtgaTAGCTAtgccctgaagatccacatgagaactcactctggggagaagccctacaggtgtgaccaatgcatgaagtgcttcagtctgaaagacaccctgaataaacacatgagaactcactctggggagaagccctacaggtgtgaccaatgcatgaagtgcttcagtctgaaagacaccctgaataaacacatgaggagtcactccggggagaagccctacaagtgtgagcAATGCAGTAAGCGCTGCAGTCGGAGAGATGCCCTAaatatccacatgaggactcactccagcgagaagccctacaagtgtgaccaatgcatgaagtgcttcagtctgaaagacaCCCTAaatatccacatgaggactcactccgtcgagaagccctacaagtgtgaccaatgcccgatgcgcttcagtcagaaTAACATCCTGAAGAACcacctgaggactcacaccggcgagaagccctacaggtgtgaccaatgcccgaagtgcttcagtctgaaaggcagcctgaagatccacctgaggactcactctggggtgaagccctacaagtgtgaccaatgcacgaagtgcttcagtctgaaaggcagcctgaagatccacctgaggactcactctgtggtgaagccctacaagtgtgaccaatgcacgatgcgcttcagtcagaaaggcaccctgaagatccacatgaggactcactctggggagaagccctacaggtgtgaccaatgcccgaagtgcttcagtctgaaatgccacctgaagatccacaggaggactcactccggggagaagccctacaagtgtgaccaatgcccgaAGTGTTTCAGTCTGAAAGACGacctgaagcgccacatgaggactcactcggGGGAGAAGCcttacaagtgtgaccaatgcacgaagcgcttcagtcggacAGGCACCCTGAAAatccacctgaggactcactctggggagaagccctaccagtgtgaccaatgcacaaagtgcttcagtctgaaaggcaccctgaagatccacatgaggactcactccggttaA